Genomic window (Desulfobulbaceae bacterium):
CGACCTGGGACAGTACCTGACCCTGGATTATTTGAAAGGTTCCCAGGCTACGCTGCAGGGCTGGTACGCGGATAGACCCATTCTTGTCCTGGCGATCTATATGGGTGTGTATGTGGTTGTCACTGCCTTATCCCTGCCTGGCGCAGTTGTCCTTGGGTTGGCAGCAGGGGGGCTCTTTGGTTTTTGGGTCGGGATTGTTGCGGTCTCTTTTGCCAGCACCATTGGGGCAACAGTAGCTTGTTATGTTGCCAGAATCTTATTACAGGGGTGGGTGCAAAATCGTTTTGCCGGGGCGTTGGTCACCATCAATCAGGGGATGGCGCAGGAGGGGGCCTTTTATCTTTTTACCTTGCGTCTGATACCGGTGGTCCCATTTTTTGTGATCAACCTAGTGATGGGGGTGACCAAGATTCCATTGACCACGTTTTACTGGGTTTCCCAGATTGGGATGTTGGCTGGAACCATGGTTTATGTTAATGCTGGCAAGGAGTTAGCTAAAATTGAAACCTTGGCCGGGATTGTTTCGCCCAGGATGATCGTGTCGTTTGTTCTTTTAGGGATTTTACCGATTACGGCCAAGAAGGTTGTCAGTTGGTATCGGGCCAGGGTTTGAAGTAGAGAAAGTGCGGAAGCCAGGAGGTTGGGTCGTCGATTAAGTTGTTGTCTCGGGGATACTGGTGTTGCTGCAGATTGAGATTTTTTTCCTCTGTTTTTTGATCTGCTGCTGGCAAATTTTATGTAACCGTTTACCAGGGACACTAAAACTACAGGTAACCCCGGAACTGTAAACGTTCAGCAGCGCTGCTGAACGTTTACAATTTTATCCAACTCATTTTCTCAAGATGGAAGTGGAACTCATTAAAAAGGAAAAGATATGAATATCGGATGGACAACTGTGGCGAATGCTGTTGATGCCGAAAAAATGGCCAGGGACGTGGTGGAATCCCGACTTGCTGTCTGTGTCCAGATTGATGGACCGATACGGAGTTTTTACCGTTGGGAGGATGAGGTGAGTCACTCCAAGGAGTATCGGCTGACCATCAAGTTTTTGGCCGAAAACACCGAACGACTCGAGGCTTGGCTTAATCAGAATCATCCGTATGAGGTGCCTGAGTGGCTCACTGTAGGCGCGGACCGGATTAATCCGGCTTACAAGAAGTGGGCCGAGGCAGGGGTAAGCGCTACGGCAAGTACGAGCAAACCTAAAAAGGATGTGTTACGTCTCAGTAAACTAGGGCGCAGCTATTTGCGTAAACATTTATATAGTGAAGCTGAGGCCGCATTTCGAGAGGCGTTGGAAATCGATCCTCAGAACGCCTATATTCTGGTCGGGCTGGGTGACACAACCCGCGAAATGAAAAAGTACGAAGAATCTATAGCCTACTACGAGAAGGTGCTTGAGTTCGATTCTGTTAATGTCTTTGCGTTGCGTGGCATTGGGGACTCGTATCGCGGCATCCTTCAGCATAAACGAGCTATTCCCTACTGGATG
Coding sequences:
- a CDS encoding TVP38/TMEM64 family protein, which encodes MTKGRGRAVLLLAGAFAVVALFVYFDLGQYLTLDYLKGSQATLQGWYADRPILVLAIYMGVYVVVTALSLPGAVVLGLAAGGLFGFWVGIVAVSFASTIGATVACYVARILLQGWVQNRFAGALVTINQGMAQEGAFYLFTLRLIPVVPFFVINLVMGVTKIPLTTFYWVSQIGMLAGTMVYVNAGKELAKIETLAGIVSPRMIVSFVLLGILPITAKKVVSWYRARV